One Brassica oleracea var. oleracea cultivar TO1000 chromosome C7, BOL, whole genome shotgun sequence genomic window carries:
- the LOC106305483 gene encoding LOB domain-containing protein 35-like — protein sequence MNFAICAACEFMTGPCTLGNGNACVMAPYFPSTEPEKFDRVNKVFGVVNVYKILSRLEEPWQRQYAVNALCYEAEARIHDPIHGYLGPQMVYNNILNNLKREIDSAKNELSITMAKKNQLMGLPDVDARRNVDEIVGMRENDQGDVHRADGASTSSGPSSGPPNQNQP from the exons ATGAATTTTGCAATTTGCGCTGCATGCGAATTCATGACCGGCCCTTGTACACTTGGGAATGGGAATGCATGCGTTATGGCACCATATTTCCCATCGACAGAGCCTGAAAAATTTGATCGTGTTAATAAAGTTTTTGGAGTCGTAAATGTCTACAAGATTCTGAGTCGTCTTGAGGAACCTTGGCAACGTCAATATGCTGTGAACGCTCTCTGCTACGAGGCAGAGGCTCGCATACATGATCCCATACATGGTTATCTTGGTCCGCAAATGGTTTACAATAATATTCTTAATAATTTAAAGAGGGAAATAGATTCAGCAAAAAATGAACTGTCAATCACCATGGCTAAG AAGAATCAACTTATGGGACTCCCAGATGTGGATGCACGAAGGAACGTGGATGAAATCGTTGGGATGAGAGAAAATGATCAAGGTGATGTTCATAGAGCTGATGGTGCATCAACATCTTCCGGACCATCATCTGGACCTCCAAACCAAAACCAACCATAG
- the LOC106303353 gene encoding LOB domain-containing protein 35-like: protein MAPYLPSKEPDKFDRVHKVFGVENVYKILSRLEESWQSEYAVNALCYEAEARIHDPIHGYVGPQMIYNNILNNLKREIDSAINELATQDLVVQWYYLREGRSAVRLAGRGRRAQGP, encoded by the coding sequence ATGGCACCATATTTACCATCGAAAGAGCCTGATAAATTTGACCGTGTTCATAAAGTTTTTGGAGTCGAAAATGTCTACAAGATTCTGAGTCGTCTTGAAGAATCTTGGCAAAGTGAATATGCTGTGAACGCTCTCTGCTACGAGGCAGAGGCTCGCATACACGACCCCATACATGGTTATGTTGGTCCGCAAATGATTTACAATAATATTCTCAATAATTTAAAGAGGGAAATAGATTCAGCAATAAATGAACTGGCAACCCAGGACCTCGTAGTCCAGTGGTACTACCTCCGGGAGGGGAGGTCGGCTGTTCGACTCGCGGGGAGGGGGAGGCGTGCCCAGGGCCCGTAA
- the LOC106301693 gene encoding uncharacterized protein LOC106301693: protein MQGGGRDPFNSGGPFGGPFGSPFGGGFGGPNNGPPNLMSNFFGGRDPFDDPFFTQPFGGGMFQSSFFGPTMDPFAGMRPPSSGFIENHQQPPQPRRSHGPIIEEIDSDDEGEGGGDKEKKVRLGKHGRSSNETETEDARAEERRNRQMQNMNANAMVNNGQWQPQTRSYSFESSTVTYGGHDGNYFTSSKTRRTGSDGLTLEESKEANTATREAAHRISRGLHNKGHTVARKLNSNGRVDTTQTLHNLNEDELADFEQSWSGNARMHLPGSSGFFGSGIANREQPMSLPSTDPSSSSRARAESSRRPKAAMNFRGHGRN, encoded by the exons ATGCAAGGAGGTGGTAGAGATCCTTTCAACTCTGGTGGTCCTTTTGGTGGCCCTTTTGGAAGCCCTTTTGGAGGTGGTTTCGGTGGCCCTAACAATGGTCCACCGAATCTCATGTCTAACTTCTTCGGAGGAAGAGATCCGTTCGATGACCCTTTCTTCACTCAGCCTTTTGGTGGTGGCATGTTTCAGTCCAGCTTCTTTGGTCCTACCATGGATCCTTTCGCCGGAATGCGTCCTCCTTCATCAGGTTTTATTGAGAATCATCAGCAGCCACCGCAACCGAGAAGGTCTCATGGACCGATTATTGAAGAGATTGATTCAGACGATGAGGGTGAAGGAGGAGGAGATAAAGAGAAGAAAGTAAGGCTAGGGAAACATGGCAGGTCAAGCAATGAGACTGAAACTGAAGATGCTAGAGCTGAAG AGAGAAGGAACAGACAAATGCAAAACATGAATGCAAATGCTATGGTGAACAATGGACAGTGGCAACCACAAACTCGTAGTTATAGCTTCGAGAGCTCCACTGTTACATACGGTGGTCATGACGGAAACTACTTTACTTCATCCAAGACCAGAAGGACAGGAAGTGATGGG TTAACTCTTGAAGAAAGCAAAGAAGCCAATACTGCAACACGCGAAGCAGCGCACAGGATTTCAAGAGGCTTACATAACAAG GGCCACACAGTTGCGCGTAAACTTAACTCCAATGGTCGGGTTGATACAACGCAGACCTTGCACAATTTAAATGAAG ATGAGTTGGCTGATTTTGAGCAGTCTTGGAGTGGAAATGCTAGAATGCACTTACCCGGTTCGTCTGGTTTCTTTGGCA GTGGTATTGCAAACAGAGAGCAACCAATGTCGCTTCCTTCAACTGATCCAAGCTCTTCTTCACGTGCAAGAGCAGAGTCATCCAGAAGACCAAAGGCTGCAATGAATTTTAGAGGACATGGCAGAAACTAA
- the LOC106301885 gene encoding probable protein S-acyltransferase 13, translating to MAWNVFKFCTALRALGSIMILFVIGIIGFTYYALVLVNYGPSLLLGGLDSFIALLVLALFHFLLVMLLWSYFSVVVTDPGGVPPGWRPELDIEKGDGNEAAIAEASPLSVGDSSSHIVRHCRKCNQYKPPRSHHCSVCGRCILKMDHHCVWVVNCVGARNYKSFLLFLFYTFLETTVVAVSLFPAFLVFFTDGDDEITVSLGSLAATFIAFILNIAFALSVLGFLIMHIMLVARNTTTIEAYEKYTTPNSPYDLGRKANFEQVFGRDKMYWFVPLYTEEDMKRLPALGGLDFRSRLEESEPLQSL from the exons ATGGCGTGGAACGTGTTTAAGTTCTGCACAGCACTTCGCGCCTTGGGTTCGATCATGATCCTATTCGTAATCGGGATCATCGGATTCACATACTACGCCCTTGTACTCGTGAATTACGGACCGTCTCTATTACTCGGCGGTCTCGATTCGTTTATAGCTCTTCTCGTTTTAGCTCTGTTTCACTTCCTG CTTGTAATGCTACTGTGGAGTTATTTCTCTGTCGTTGTGACGGACCCTGGTGGTGTGCCACCTGGTTGGAGGCCGGAGTTAGACATAGAGAAAGGCGATGGAAACGAAGCAGCGATTGCAGAAGCAAGCCCACTTTCGGTTGGAGATTCCTCCTCTCATATCGTAAGACATTGCCGAAAGTGCAATCAATATAAACCGCCTCGTTCTCACCACTGTTCAGTCT GTGGAAGATGCATACTAAAGATGGACCATCACTGTGTTTGGGTTGTGAACTGTGTTGGGGCAAGGAATTACAAGTCTTTTCTCCTCTTCTTG TTTTACACATTTCTTGAGACAACGGTGGTTGCAGTATCACTGTTTCCAGCTTTCCTCGTATTCTTCACCGATGGAGATGATGAGATTACCGTATCACTAGGAAGCCTAGCAGCCACCTTTATTGCGTTCA TATTGAACATAGCATTTGCGCTAAGTGTCCTAGGCTTCCTAATCATGCACATAATGCTAGTCGCTCGTAACACCACAACTATTGAG GCATATGAGAAGTATACAACTCCTAACTCTCCTTATGACCTTGGTCGTAAGGCAAACTTTGAACAG GTTTTTGGAAGGGATAAAATGTATTGGTTCGTGCCATTGTACACGGAAGAAGATATGAAGAGGTTGCCGGCACTTGGAGGGTTAGACTTTAGGAGCAGGTTGGAGGAGTCGGAGCCGCTTCAGTCTCTATGA